One genomic window of Planctomonas sp. JC2975 includes the following:
- the raiA gene encoding ribosome-associated translation inhibitor RaiA, which yields MEINIFGLGVGITDRFREYATEKAAKIGSLAERALSLEIKVSRHNEKSGGQNGDDRVELTLIGPGPVVRAEATAADKYAAFDLAIGRLLERVRRAKDRRKIHRGLHRPPSVREASTVGLGRVDVTPAPVTVLEQVRTGSVPVVDDVQQTEEAEEYCPVVIRKKVFASVPMTVDDALYYMELVGHDFYLFIDEESGRPSVVYRRKGWDYGVIGLDEDAEELQEVATASRKLGRG from the coding sequence ATGGAAATCAACATCTTCGGACTCGGTGTGGGCATCACCGATCGCTTCCGCGAATACGCGACCGAGAAGGCCGCGAAAATCGGATCGCTCGCTGAACGCGCCCTCTCGCTGGAGATCAAGGTCTCCCGTCACAACGAGAAGTCCGGAGGTCAGAACGGCGACGACCGCGTCGAGCTCACGCTCATCGGTCCTGGTCCCGTCGTTCGTGCCGAGGCCACCGCTGCGGACAAGTACGCGGCGTTCGACCTGGCGATCGGGCGATTGCTGGAGCGCGTGCGACGCGCCAAGGATCGCCGCAAGATCCATCGCGGACTGCATCGTCCGCCCTCGGTGCGTGAGGCGTCGACGGTCGGGCTCGGCCGCGTCGACGTCACACCGGCACCCGTGACGGTCCTCGAACAGGTGCGCACCGGAAGCGTCCCGGTGGTGGACGACGTGCAGCAGACCGAGGAGGCAGAGGAGTACTGCCCGGTCGTCATCCGCAAGAAGGTGTTCGCGTCCGTGCCGATGACGGTGGACGACGCCCTGTATTACATGGAGCTCGTCGGTCACGACTTCTACCTCTTCATCGATGAGGAGTCGGGACGTCCGTCGGTCGTCTACCGACGCAAGGGCTGGGACTACGGCGTGATCGGACTCGACGAGGACGCGGAAGAGCTCCAGGAGGTCGCGACGGCGTCGCGCAAGCTCGGCCGCGGCTGA
- the secA gene encoding preprotein translocase subunit SecA — protein MASVLEKVLRVGEGRTLKRLEAYARAVNALEEDFQALTDEELRNETVELRERYLGGESLDDLLPEAFAAVREASVRTLGMRHFDVQIMGGAALHLGNIAEMKTGEGKTLVATTAAYLNAIAGRGVHIITTNDYLASYQGELMGRVFRALGMTTGVILAGQTPDERREQYLADITYGTNNEFGFDYLRDNMAWQASDMVQRGHFFAIVDEVDSILIDEARTPLIISGPSSGEANRWFNEFARLATRLEPEADFEVDEKKRTVGVLEPGIAKVEDYLGIDNLYESANTPLISFLNNAIKANALFKRDKDYVVMNDEVLIVDEHTGRILVGRRYNEGIHQAIEAKEGVPVKAENQTLATVTLQNYFRLYKKLSGMTGTAETEAAEFMSTYKIGVVPIPTNKPMIRKDMPDLVYKNEEAKFNQVAEDILARNKKGQPVLVGTTSVEKSEYLSRLLAKKGVRHEVLNAKNHAREAAIVAQAGRLGAVTVATNMAGRGTDIMLGGNAEFIAVAEMNSRGLNPVETPDEYEAEWDAVFDRVKAAVSQEASTVVEVGGLYVLGTERHESRRIDNQLRGRSGRQGDPGESRFYLSLTDDLMRLFNAGAAESLMGRSNVPDDLAIESKVVSRAIRSAQSQVEARNAEIRKNVLKYDDVLNRQREAIYSDRRHILEGDDLHERVQQFLEDVVAEVLEQHTAEANADDWDFDALWSDLKVLYPIDISIDEVIAEVGNKGRVNRDYIKREILSDARLAYGRREDQLGSPAMRELERRVVLSVIDRRWRDHLYEMDYLKDGIGLRAMAQRDPLVEYQREGFTMYQQMMGAIREESIGFLFNLEVEVTQAAGEITEVEAKGLTPAANEQQRLSYSAPSDDGSVEVRNQRGQIDSAASDRAERARRRQLAAQQEDVATQQQQGASRGAFGQRDDAGDAAPQNRAERRAQERRRR, from the coding sequence GTGGCCTCAGTTCTCGAAAAGGTGCTGCGTGTCGGCGAGGGCCGCACGCTCAAGCGGCTCGAGGCGTATGCCCGTGCCGTGAACGCGCTCGAGGAAGACTTCCAAGCCCTCACCGACGAGGAGCTGCGCAACGAGACGGTCGAGCTGCGCGAGCGGTACCTCGGCGGGGAATCCCTCGACGACCTGCTGCCCGAGGCGTTCGCTGCGGTGCGTGAGGCATCCGTCCGCACACTCGGAATGCGGCACTTCGATGTGCAGATCATGGGTGGCGCGGCACTGCACCTAGGAAACATCGCCGAGATGAAGACCGGTGAAGGAAAGACGCTGGTGGCCACCACCGCGGCCTACCTCAACGCGATCGCCGGCCGTGGGGTGCACATCATCACCACGAACGACTACCTGGCCAGCTACCAGGGCGAACTGATGGGCCGCGTGTTCCGCGCCCTCGGCATGACGACGGGTGTCATCCTCGCCGGTCAGACGCCGGACGAGCGCCGCGAGCAGTACCTGGCCGACATCACGTACGGCACGAACAACGAGTTCGGATTCGACTACCTGCGCGACAACATGGCGTGGCAGGCATCCGACATGGTGCAGCGCGGACACTTCTTCGCGATCGTCGACGAGGTGGACTCCATCCTCATCGACGAGGCGCGTACCCCGTTGATCATCTCCGGACCGTCGAGCGGCGAGGCCAATCGGTGGTTCAACGAGTTCGCCCGCCTGGCCACGCGGCTGGAGCCGGAGGCCGATTTCGAGGTCGATGAGAAGAAGCGCACGGTCGGTGTGCTGGAGCCCGGCATCGCGAAGGTCGAGGACTACCTCGGCATCGACAACCTCTACGAGTCGGCCAACACTCCGCTCATCTCCTTCCTGAACAACGCCATCAAGGCGAACGCGCTGTTCAAGCGCGACAAGGACTACGTCGTGATGAACGACGAGGTGCTCATCGTCGACGAGCACACCGGCCGCATCCTGGTCGGACGTCGCTACAACGAGGGCATCCACCAGGCCATCGAGGCCAAGGAGGGTGTGCCGGTCAAGGCGGAGAACCAGACGCTGGCCACCGTCACGCTGCAGAACTACTTCCGCCTCTACAAGAAGCTGTCCGGCATGACGGGTACCGCCGAGACCGAGGCGGCCGAGTTCATGTCCACCTACAAGATCGGCGTCGTGCCGATCCCCACGAACAAGCCCATGATCCGCAAGGACATGCCCGACCTCGTCTACAAGAACGAGGAGGCCAAGTTCAACCAGGTGGCAGAAGACATCCTGGCGCGCAACAAGAAGGGTCAGCCGGTTCTCGTCGGCACGACGAGCGTGGAGAAGAGCGAATATCTCTCCCGGCTGCTCGCGAAGAAGGGCGTGCGGCACGAGGTGCTGAACGCGAAGAACCACGCGCGTGAGGCCGCGATCGTGGCACAGGCCGGCCGCCTGGGCGCCGTCACCGTCGCCACCAACATGGCCGGCCGCGGTACGGACATCATGCTCGGCGGCAACGCCGAGTTCATCGCCGTCGCGGAGATGAACTCGCGCGGCCTGAATCCGGTCGAAACGCCGGACGAGTACGAGGCGGAGTGGGACGCCGTCTTCGACCGGGTGAAGGCAGCCGTGAGCCAGGAGGCCTCCACGGTCGTCGAGGTCGGCGGTCTGTACGTGCTCGGCACAGAGCGGCACGAGTCCCGGCGCATCGACAACCAGCTGCGTGGCCGCTCCGGCCGTCAGGGCGACCCTGGCGAGAGCAGGTTCTACCTGTCGCTCACCGACGACCTGATGCGCCTGTTCAATGCGGGCGCGGCCGAGAGCCTGATGGGCCGCAGCAACGTCCCAGACGACCTGGCCATCGAGTCGAAGGTGGTGAGCCGCGCCATCCGCTCCGCCCAGTCGCAGGTGGAGGCGCGCAACGCCGAGATCCGCAAGAACGTGCTGAAGTACGACGACGTGCTCAACCGCCAGCGCGAGGCGATCTACAGCGACCGCCGGCACATCCTCGAGGGCGACGACCTGCACGAGCGCGTTCAGCAGTTCCTCGAAGACGTCGTCGCCGAGGTGCTCGAGCAGCACACCGCGGAAGCGAACGCCGACGACTGGGACTTCGACGCTCTCTGGTCCGACCTCAAGGTGCTGTATCCGATCGACATCTCGATCGACGAGGTCATCGCGGAGGTCGGCAACAAGGGCCGAGTGAACCGCGACTACATCAAGCGCGAGATCCTCTCCGATGCCCGCCTCGCTTACGGGCGTCGTGAGGACCAGCTGGGATCGCCGGCCATGCGCGAGCTGGAGCGTCGTGTCGTGCTCTCGGTGATCGACCGCCGCTGGCGCGACCACCTGTACGAGATGGACTACCTCAAGGACGGCATCGGCCTGCGGGCCATGGCGCAGCGCGATCCGCTGGTCGAGTACCAGCGCGAGGGCTTCACCATGTACCAGCAGATGATGGGCGCGATTCGCGAGGAGTCCATCGGGTTCCTCTTCAACCTCGAGGTCGAGGTCACTCAGGCCGCGGGCGAGATCACCGAGGTCGAGGCCAAGGGTCTGACACCGGCCGCGAACGAGCAGCAGCGCCTGAGCTACTCGGCGCCGAGCGACGACGGCAGCGTCGAAGTGCGCAACCAGCGAGGCCAGATCGACAGCGCGGCATCCGATCGCGCCGAGCGCGCCCGGCGCAGGCAGCTCGCCGCTCAGCAGGAGGACGTCGCCACGCAGCAGCAGCAGGGCGCATCCCGTGGGGCGTTCGGACAGCGCGACGATGCCGGCGACGCCGCGCCGCAGAATCGCGCAGAGCGACGCGCACAGGAGCGCCGCCGCCGCTGA
- a CDS encoding phosphoribosyltransferase family protein, with the protein MPNIDAATDHAAAPGRGSRLRSALLDALAVVAPTSCAGCGAADRSLCEACAGRLSPSVRTIDLDDLTVAAALDYDGVARSAIAAFKDGGRTDTAPHLAVAFSASIEAALQQSVVPHRSSLHLVTVPSSRSAHRARGYSPVGLLLGHLGLRAEPMLGARRQAADQVGLSPDSRRENRSEWLEARHAVAGERMLLVDDILTTGATLLEARRALESAGAIVVGAAVLARTPRRNAA; encoded by the coding sequence ATGCCGAATATCGACGCGGCCACCGACCATGCCGCCGCTCCGGGCCGCGGATCCCGCCTGCGGTCGGCCTTGCTCGATGCCCTCGCCGTCGTCGCTCCGACGTCATGCGCCGGCTGCGGCGCCGCTGACCGATCCCTCTGCGAGGCGTGCGCCGGCCGCCTGTCGCCGTCGGTCAGGACCATCGACCTCGACGATCTGACCGTGGCCGCCGCATTGGACTACGACGGTGTCGCTCGCTCGGCGATCGCAGCCTTCAAAGACGGCGGACGCACGGATACCGCACCGCACCTCGCCGTAGCCTTCTCCGCCTCGATCGAGGCTGCACTCCAGCAGTCCGTGGTACCTCACCGATCGTCCCTGCACCTCGTCACGGTCCCGTCGTCGCGTTCCGCCCACCGCGCTCGCGGATACTCGCCAGTCGGCCTCCTCCTCGGGCACCTGGGCCTCAGGGCCGAGCCCATGCTCGGTGCCCGTCGACAGGCGGCTGATCAGGTGGGGCTCTCGCCGGACTCGCGCAGAGAGAACCGATCGGAGTGGCTGGAGGCGAGGCACGCGGTAGCGGGGGAGCGGATGCTGCTGGTGGACGACATCCTCACAACAGGGGCAACACTCCTGGAGGCGAGGCGGGCACTGGAATCGGCGGGCGCCATCGTCGTCGGAGCCGCTGTGTTGGCCAGGACTCCGCGGCGGAATGCTGCGTGA